A genomic window from Coturnix japonica isolate 7356 unplaced genomic scaffold, Coturnix japonica 2.1 chrUnrandom558, whole genome shotgun sequence includes:
- the LOC107307355 gene encoding complement C3-like, whose protein sequence is MSLSRRVPTENCFIRQKKDNPITVNERIDLACKPGVDYVYKVKVVATEETPSHDNYIMSIVSVIKMGTDEDPSGSNRTFVSHKQCRDALSLQMGQDYLVWGLASDLWVTGSRFSYLIGKDTWLEAWPLEDSCQDPDLQPLCQDFIEFSDAMTIFGCPT, encoded by the exons ATGTCATTGTCACGCCGTGTCCCCACAGAGAACTGTTTCATCCGACAGAAGAAGGACAATCCCATCACGGTCAATGAGCGCATCGACCTCGCCTGCAAACCAGGGGTGGACTATg TGTACAAAGTGAAGGTGGTGGCCACGGAGGAGACGCCGTCCCACGACAACTACATCATGAGCATCGTGTCCGTCATCAAGATGG GAACCGACGAGGACCCGAGTGGGAGCAACCGGACGTTCGTGAGCCACAAGCAATGTCGCGACGCGCTGAGCCTCCAGATGGGGCAGGACTACCTGGTGTGGGGGCTGGCGTCTGATCTGTGGGTCACCGGCAGCCG CTTCTCGTACCTGATCGGGAAGGACACGTGGTTGGAGGCCTGGCCCTTGGAGGACTCGTGTCAGGACCCCGACCTGCAGCCCCTGTGCCAGGACTTCATCGAGTTCTCGGACGCCATGACCATCTTCGGGTGCCCCACATGA